One Piscinibacter lacus genomic window, GCTCCTTCGGTCAGTTCCTGATGGTGCCGCTGGCCAGCGGGCTGATCGACGGCCTGGGCTGGCAGCAGGCGCTGCTGCTGATGGCGGGCGCGGTGCTGCTGATCCTGCCGCTGGCCTGGGGCCTGCGGGAGCCGCCGCGAGCGGCCGCCGCGCCGGGCGAGGCGCCGGCGCAGGGCGCGGGTGCCGCGATCCGCGAGGCCCTCGGCGAGCGCCGCTTCCTGCTGCTGACGGCCGGCTACTTCGTCTGCGGCTTCCAGGTGGTCTTCATCGGCGTGCACCTGCCGAGCTACCTGCGCGACCACGGCCTGGGCCTGGACGTGGCCACCGGCGCGCTGGCCCTGATCGGCCTGTTCAATGTGATCGGCACCTACCTCGCCGGCCTGATCGGCCAGCGCCATTCCAAGCCGCGGCTGCTGGCAGCCATCTATGCCCTGCGCTCGGGGGTGATCGTCGTCTTCCTGCTGGCGCCGCTGAGCGCGCTGAGCGTCTATCTGTTTGCCGCGGCGATGGGCTTGCTGTGGCTGTCGACGGTGCCGCCGACGAATGCGCTGGTCGCGCAGATCTTCGGCGTGCGGCATCTGTCCATGCTTGGCGGCACGGTCTTCCTCTCGCACCAGCTCGGCAGCTTCCTCGGCGTCTGGCTGGGCGGCTGGCTCTACGACCGCCAGGGCAGCTACGACGCCGTCTGGGGTCTGTGCATCGTGCTCGGCCTGGTGGCCGCGCTGCTGAACCTGCCGGTGCGCGAAACGCCGCTGGCGCGGCTGCGGCCGGCGACGAGCTGACACGACATGCGCCAAGCCGGAATGCCTCGACCCCCAGCCCCTCGCCCGCCCGGCCTGCGGCGGCGCCGCGGGCAGCGTGGCCGCCTGGGCGGCCCGGTGCTCTGGTGCCTGCTGGCGGCGGCCCTGCTGGGTGCCGTGCTGGGCGCCTGGCTGCAACCCGGCGTGATGATGGGCCTGGGCGGGCGGCTGAGCCTTTGCTTCTGAGCGACCTGCACCCACCCCCTCATGCCCTTGCCCCCCCTGCATCCTGAAGCGGCCCATGCGGCCTTGGCCTCGCCCTCGGCCTGGATCACCCGCTGGACGGCCGATCTGCCGCCCGGCGCCCGGGTGCTGGACCTGGCCTGCGGCCGCGGCCGGCATGCGCGCTGGCTGGCCGCCCGGGGCTTGCAAGTGACGGCGCTCGACCGCGATGCCGAGGCCCTGGCCGGCCTGGCCGGGCTGCCCGGCGTGCAGCCGCTGCAAGCCGATGTGGAGGGCGGCTCCTGGCCGCTGGCTGGCGCGGCCTTCGACGCGATCGTGGTGACGAACTACCTGTGGCGCCCGCTCTGGCCCGACCTGCTGGCCAGCCTGGCGCCCGGCGGCCTGTGGCTGCACGAGACCTTCGCCCTCGGCCACGAGGCCCTGGGCCGGCCGAGCCGGCCGGACTTCCTGCTGCGGCCCGGCGAACTGCTGGCCGTGGCGGCCTCCGCCGGCCTGCAGGTGCTGGGCTTTGAGGACGGGCTGCTCGACGGGCCGCCGCGCCGCATCCAGCGCATCGCCGCCGCCCGGCCCGAGCCAGGCGCCACGCAGGCCGCCGCACGCCGCCTGGACCGGGCCTGAGCGCCAGGCCGCGCAGCCCGGCCCCGCGGACGCCGCTGGCTAGAATCCCGCGATTGCGAGGACCTTTCCCCATGACTCCGATTGTTGGCAGCATCGTCGCGCTGGTGACGCCGATGCATGAAGACGGCAGCGTCGACTACCCGGCCCTGCGCCGCCTGATCGACTGGCACATCGCCGAAGGCACCGATTGCATCGGCGTGGTCGGCACGACGGGCGAATCGCCGACCGTCAGCCACGAGGAACACCGCGAGATCCTGCGCGTGGCGGTGGAGCATGCGGCCGGCCGCGTGCCGATCATGGCGGGCTGCGGCTCCAACTCCACCCGCGAGGCCATCGAGCTGACGGCCTATGCCAAGGCCATCGGCGCCGACTGCACGCTGCAGGTCGTGCCCTACTACAACAAGCCCACGCAAGAGGGCATGGTGCGCCACTTCCAGGCGATTGCCGAAGCGGTGGACCT contains:
- a CDS encoding class I SAM-dependent methyltransferase, whose translation is MPLPPLHPEAAHAALASPSAWITRWTADLPPGARVLDLACGRGRHARWLAARGLQVTALDRDAEALAGLAGLPGVQPLQADVEGGSWPLAGAAFDAIVVTNYLWRPLWPDLLASLAPGGLWLHETFALGHEALGRPSRPDFLLRPGELLAVAASAGLQVLGFEDGLLDGPPRRIQRIAAARPEPGATQAAARRLDRA
- a CDS encoding MFS transporter — encoded protein: MTALHPGAPALSLRQLLICGAAIVTLSMGVRHGFGLWLTPITVDRGWTRETFAFAMAVQNLVWGLAGPLVGMLADRHGALRVLGAGALLYALGLAGMALAGAPTAFLLSSGGLIGLAQAGTTYAVVYGVIGRHVPAERRSWAMGLTAAAGSFGQFLMVPLASGLIDGLGWQQALLLMAGAVLLILPLAWGLREPPRAAAAPGEAPAQGAGAAIREALGERRFLLLTAGYFVCGFQVVFIGVHLPSYLRDHGLGLDVATGALALIGLFNVIGTYLAGLIGQRHSKPRLLAAIYALRSGVIVVFLLAPLSALSVYLFAAAMGLLWLSTVPPTNALVAQIFGVRHLSMLGGTVFLSHQLGSFLGVWLGGWLYDRQGSYDAVWGLCIVLGLVAALLNLPVRETPLARLRPATS